In Lolium rigidum isolate FL_2022 chromosome 7, APGP_CSIRO_Lrig_0.1, whole genome shotgun sequence, the DNA window CAAGCCTAAGAAAAGGCCGAACACCCACAGTACACACCCGACACTCAAACTAGACTACGACAAAAAGGCCGAAATCCGTCGAGTGCTCCTCCAGGACGCTGCAGAGTGAGCTCCTCCGCAAGACAGAACCCTTGCCGATGAAAGTCGCAGTGCTTGTGCATCGTCGAAATTACCAAGAGCCTGCCAGCCGCAGCCAAGACGCGTACCACCTGAATCCCGCGAGCCCACCACGGCTCAGCTGGGAGCATTGCTGCTCCGGCCTCGACCCAAATCCAAGGAACGCTGTCGGCGCAGCGGCTAGCTCCCGGCAACCTCGACAGACGTGCAAGCGTGCAGTCTTCAGCAGCCCGCCAACAAACACAGAGGCCAGCCCACCACTGCTCATCCAGAGGCATGCTCGCGCTGTTCGAGGAAGATCCTCGTCGCGCAAGCCACCGCGATACCACTCGAGAGGCCGGCGCGCTACCTGCATCGCAAGACACCTCCCATGTGGTCAGCGCTGTGATCCACGAGGAAGAACTACGGCCCGTACTCAAGTTcccaagacgacgcctccaaggagggtacGACGTTCaagacaccgtcgtcgcccgatttggctagccaaatctgaggttttcacccggagcatgaGACCCTAGGCAAGGGAGGTGCCGAAACTCCTCGATGACGCCACAAGAGGAAAACGGCGCCCTCAGGCGTCGCCGTCACCGGCCCTGAAAGGCAGGGCTTTCGCCCAAAGCACTAGATTAACTACAAACGCCGGAAGCTGCTAGCAAGCCTGAACAATAACAACAAGTCCTGGAGCGACCCCAGCGCAACCAGGGCAGATTTGGTCATAAGGTAGGAATTAACCTGCACCCCTAAACTGCTCAACCTCTGCTGTGCTGGCAACTGCACAACGGCACACGGACCCAAACTCCACAATGCTGAGCCACCAAAGAGCCATCTTGAACAAGTCACGAAGTACTGCTGCGGACAGAATGAGACCCGAACTTCAAACAAAGGAGCAACCAGCGCCAAAGGGATAAAGAACCGGCTCAATCTGAGTGTACAAAACGAAAGCAGATCACACCAAACCATAATTTTTTTACCCAAGTCATAACGCAGCATATCAGACTATATGTAGAGTATGGTCATAGTTCAGTCAACTATTGTAGTATGCCAGTTCATGTCGTGGACTTTATTTTTATAATCTCATGATATTTGATAATGCATTTGAGCTACTACTTACCCCCTACTGCAAATTCTACAAAGTGCATTACTTTGTCATACATGGCTATATTGTTTATTCTAGTGTTGTTTGCTCTTACATATAATTTAAGCTAGGTTAGGTTTTAGTAGTTCAGTTACCCTTAGCTTCAGTGCATAATTGTTTTTACTATTTCCTTAAGCTCGCTCCTGTTGCTAGGGTAGAAAATGTTCTGATTCATTGGATATGCATGAGTTGTTAGATCATATACTTGTTGTCTGCTCCTCTAAATGTGGAGACATAATTTAGGATGTTATACAATTATTACCTTGAGTGCAAAGTTGTTTTCTCATATCCTTAACTACTCACCCTTGCTAGCGGAGAAGACACAATTTGTTTCAGATACTTAAATATTGCTGGAAGCAAGTTGATCTAGCACACCCAGACATATCGACCCTGTTTTGGATCTAGTTCTGTTGCTAAGCTTAACAATTTTTTTTTAGTTGTCTATGCCTTGAACACCTTTTTTTAGATCTAGTTCTGTCACTAAGCTGCAGATACCTATGGTTCTGTTACAGTTACAGGCTCAATTATGTATAGACCAGTTATTTGTTTTTGCAGCACCTGGAGTATGCGAGTAGTCAATGCTTCTTTGTATCTAATTAGCGTGATGCGATACATTATCTCCGGTTACCTCCTATGCTATTCTTTTCTTCATCCTTAAATTGATTTGCCATATCAAATTGTTGCCATGTTTATTAAGCTTTACTGTAAATCAACAAAAAACTTAGATTAACGGTGGTGTAAGATGGTTCCTAAATTCATTTTTTTGAGCTAGTTTGATGTTTCTTTTATAGTCCTTTATTCTTATTTTCTGAATCCACACCTGGCTGTACTCAGTAACTTATCCTGTTTCATGTTGCACAGGCTGGTCCTCTGACTGGCGCACCAGGTTTTCCCGACATGAAACACCAGTTCTTCAGCCCCACAAGGCCACCGCCTGTTGACTTCCGATCACCAGATGGTGCCATCATGCTACCAAACAGAGCCAAGCTTTTCTCGACACCGGCACCTGGAGCAACAACACCTTCAGCTCAGGCGGCGTCTGCTCACCCACAGCCAACAGAGGAAGAAGGCGACCTCATAGCTGAGGTCCTCTATGGTCGCAGCGGGCGACGCAGGCTGCCCGTTTTCAAGGATATCTGCCCGGAATGAGTGATGCCCATCCTCGACATGCGTGGATCATGGATCATGTATATTCTATGTATCCCTCCTGTGTCCATAGGCTCATCAGATGTTTTGCCCAGAAAGATTGTTTCTAGTTACCTGTTCCTAGGGGAGGACcgctctccctctcttgatctttAGGTGAGAAGATTatgctatgttttttttttctttgggaggAAAGATTATGTGCTATGGTTGAGTAAGCCGGCAAACGAAATACTTGCTTGACGTCGGTTAAGTTGATTAAACCTGCTATATGCGTTGGACAAGTGCTTCGCTATTGTACTCTTGGTTCAGGAAAGCTTTTTTCGATAGTACAATTGCCATTCCTGGTATCACTTGGGCTCTGACATTTCAGCTAGATTGGATGCAGGTCTCTGTTATTGCAACTATGAAAGTGGTTCCAACAACTGCAATTCGTTAACATTTCATATTCACAGTGGTACACAGGACAGAATCGCAGGATACACGTACAGGTTACAACAGAACGTTACAGGACACCGCTCTTTGCTATGCAGGCTACAGgtacaagaagaagaaagagagtgGAGCAGAGGGGTACAGATGCTTTCAAAATTTCAGCGTTCGCGTCCACCGATCACAGCTCCTCATCGGAGCGCCGAGACGATGAGACCTTCCTCCTGACCTTCTCGGAGGTCCTCCCGATTGTCTCCTCGGCTGCCCTCGCCGCCGACTCCGCGGTGTGCTCCACCGCCTCCTTGCCCATCTCCAGGCCCTGCCTGGccgccttcttcatcgacaccggGCTCCTAAGATCGTACCTTGATCGCCACACGAAACAACACACGTCATGAGATTACACATTCTTTCTCGTACCTTGACAACATCGCCTGCTGACAAGGCACGGAACAAACTGAGTAATTCTATACCTTGGCTCGAGCGGGCGGAGCCTGAGGCACGCCAGCTTGGCCCAGGCGCGGAGCGCGTCCAGCCAGCCCTCGTGGCCGGCGACGCCGATGGCGAGCTCGACCGGCTCAGGGAGACCCCTTGCGtccgccggtggcggcggcggcgacagcaaGAACACGACGGCCGAGGCCACGAGGAGCAGCGACGCGAGAACAACGATGGAGGTTGCTGTGCTGCTCGTCCCCGCCGGCGACGCGGCGCCGCCGACCTTGCAGGCCTTTCCGCACATTCTTTTGCACCTGGTGACGCAGAGAAACGATGCAGTGCGTACGTAGGAGGTTTGCGAGACTGCCGCTCATGGATCGGCTCGGACCGGTGGTGGTAGGCTGGGAGCTTTGTTCGCAGGGGCTGACGCGTGGGGCGGCACGTGCGGGGATGCGGGAGGTCGGGTGGCTCGCTGGACCGGCGAGCGACGTGGGCCGGTCTCGGCGCAACGTGTCGCGGCACGTCGGCAGCTGCTGTGGCAAAAACAAACGAGCCGCGCCGTACCATGGTAATCTTGTTTAATCAGTATCACATACAATACACAAGATGAAAAAATATTGTGTATCTACTGTATTATTGGAGTGTGCTCACAAGAACTTTGTGCTAGCACAGTAGCAGTAGGTATGTTGTACTCCATATCCTGGACAAATTAGGTGCGCCGTATAGATAAACTAGTAAATGGCAGAGGAGTTGATTGCACGCAATCGAGGCTTAGGTTGCACGAAGCAAGATGAGGCTAACAGGTTTCAAATGCAGAGCAAATATTATGCACCACGTACGGATAATTGAGGCCATCTTAAGTTAACtagcatgatgcatgatgcaggTGAGGCTGCCACGACTCCTAGATAGACGATGAAACTTGAACCACCAAATCAAGtcatgtaagggcatctccaaccggctgatccaaacggacgcgctgggccgtccgttttgagccgtttgggtggccgcccggacacgcggacagcggcccgcgtccgcgtgtccgtttgggtcgcgcgctgcgcccaacgcgcggacgcatcgcataatcggagaaaaacgaaaacaaaaaaacgaggcaaatttaaacgaaatttcattcaacatatgccctattttgggcaaatttttacatagccctattttgggcaaataactaacaaaagaagcccctatatgggcttttaaatataaactgaaaaccctctattagggtttggtcggcggcgcggtggccgccggtgcgccgcctagcccctgtgtgcgtcgtcggcgacgtcgtcgtcgtggacgacgtccccggcggcgaggcgccgttgtggctcgaccgcgccggggactccggccacgagaCCACATGGCCTCCTCCtgggccgagtgggggtccggagccacccgaggccgcggcggcgcacggagcggcgCCCTCCTCCGAGGCGCCGCGCCTCTCCCGCcgagcgcggcgcccggcctcctcgccgccgctgctcctcgcggcgctcctcgccggcgcggcgcccggcctcctcccgccgcgccgcctcctcctcctcccgccgcgccggcgggcctgggcgtagagctcccagccctccgcctcctcgacctcccgccgggccgcctcctccatctcggaggtgcgaatggccgcatggaggtgcggccatttcgcctcctcctccgccgccgagatcatcagcgcggcgaggaggtccgggtcctcctccgaggactcgggcttcggctcgagcaggagaggcggcggctgcggcaatgccgcaccgccgcgggcggcctctccgatgtggaggccgcctcggtttcttcCCGCAGCCCGcagcccgcagcgccggcgggcgagggcggctgctggtcgcctcgtcgtcgttggcggaagcgaaccgtcgcttggccatggcggcggtttcgctgcggggagtggagtggggactggagtggacggATCTGCCGATGGAGAGGCAGTcgtccagtccccatttaatagactccctggtcaccgacaggtgggccccagggagacgaggcgaccagcgcccggacgcgagcggacgccgcgtgccatccgcggccacgcaaacctagcccagatttgggccgggtttgcgtcgttccggacgccgcggccgtccggttttgcggtgcgtccccgcgctgggccgcgtttttgtccggctcgacccaaacggacgtgcgGGCGTGGTTTGGGTCgcacggttggagatgccctaagtgcgTGTTGTGTCGAGCGCTCGGCCATTGGAACACCAGGAGGACTGTGGTCGGCAGGGGTGTGCAAAAAATGTTACCGACGGAAGCCGTTCAAACCGACCAGCTAGTTCATTtcttttcgattttttttaaagTTTAGTACGGATGTTTTTAACAAAGTTGAAACTGGTGAAACTCTTTTTGCCCACCCTTAGTAATCGGATGACCGTCCACCTCATCGAACTTGCATTACTCCCTCTGTCCTACAATGTATTGGTTTTCGCTGCTCAACAATTACAAATTTGACTATAATTTTATTTATAATATGTCTATAAAATTAGTAAAAGatatataaaataaaatgactTTTCCTCCTTACGAAGCATAAGGTCCGATTTCACTATTAAGATAACAAAATATAGGGCGGGTACTTGGACCTTGTTTCCTTAGCTTGGTGTACGAGCTACAACAAGTTTTCTTGCAGCTCAGGCTTTTAGGCCACCACCGACCCTAGAGCACACTAGCTCCATCTAGTTCTTTACCAAAAAACAAGGCTACAAGTCAAACAAGCCTACTAAACGAAGATTTATTGAACCACCATCTGCTAATATAAATAGAACCAACACAGAAGAATTACCACGACTTGTATTGATCTGCTTGGTCCTCTTCCTATGACGAACTCTGTTGATCAGCAATCTAGAGAGTCCTCTTCCTTGAAGTAGAAGCATGGAGGGAAAGCACCTTCGCCGTCATAGCATCCTGCTAAAACATCACTGTCGTCACCAACGGACTAGAGCCCCGCCTAGCACCTACAAGACAAACACACATAACAAATGATCTTTTTATTATTTTGAATTCAAAACATGTTTCATTTCTTAATTTCCATAAAGCCATGTGCAAAGCTGCAACTCCAACATCATGGAAGTTTGTTTTTCCATGGGAAAACTTTGCAATCCATCTAAAGTATTGACTAAAATTGCAAGGTCTGTTCAAGGCCCCACTAAACTTGTCCGCTACAGTCCACACATATATGTTCTAGGGCAAGTAAAAAGGAGACGATGGATTGTTTCCAACTCATCACAAAGTCTACATTAAAAATTCCCCTGTCAATCCCTTTTCTGCATATTATCCTTAGTAGCAATGTCATTATGCTAAATCAATCACatccatatttttattttatgtggatttctaGCCTTCCATAGATGCTTGGAATTTTTCTTCACCAAATTCTCATATAGAGATTTTACAAAAAATACGGATTTTGTCAGATTCCAAATAGGTTTATCTCCACCCTCACCTAGAGTCATAATTTGGTTTGTCGTTCTTCTCAACTGACCTTATTGCCCTACATATAATATAAGTTCAAAATGGCAGCATTAGCCACAATTTTTTTCTCATTACAAATTTCAAACAAGCTGGAAAAGTAATCTTTGAGAGGTTGTGATGTGcaccaatcatcataccaaaagcTTGTTTGACTTCCATTACCAACTCTCATGCTCCCATTGTCCATATATAATTTATtaaattttaaaatgtcaaaccaaCAAGCAGAGTCAAAATTCTTATGATTTACTAAAACTACAAGTTTGTTATGAACATATTTTGCTTGAATCAGATCGTGCCACAAACCTCCATTGTTTTCTAGTTTCCACCACCATCTGCATAGTGCAGGTTTGTATTTATTTTTCCAGATTTTTAATTCCCAATCCCCATGCCTGTTTTGGTCTACAATTAAGTTTACATTTTACCATATTCTATTTCCTAGTAAAATGTCCATTTTCCCAAAAGAATATTCTTTGAATTTTCAGTAAACACTCATTAAATGAAACGAGGATTCtggacatgattttttttttcgaaatgggtaagccccagcctctgcatctgtAGATGAACatgaatatatcaaaatcttAATGTCATTCAGAGAAGCATCACCTATCTAGATATTGATCCTCCTTGCCACCCATATATATGTTTCAAAATTCTATCCTCAATAAACTTTAAATCTATAATTCTTAGTCTAGACCACTCACAGGAGCCCCAAGATATTTCAGTGGCCAGCACCCGATGTGATAGTTAAAAATATCAGCATACAAATCCATCTTTACACTATCTTCTATAATCATCATGATCCCACTATGGTCAAAGTTAAGTTTCAAACCTGCCATGCTTTCAAAAAGATATAACACATGCTCTTAACACTAATAGCCATGTCCACATTGTTTTGAAAAAGAACTACCGTGTCATTTGCATATTGCAAGATGAACACCCTATTATGAATAAGATGTGGAACCAAACAATATATTAAACTATTATTTTGTGCTTTTTGAACATTCTAGCAATAACATCACAAATTTTATTGCACAAAAGAGGAGAGTTTTTTTTCTCTCGAAATGGGAGCATTGCCCCAACCTCTGCATCAGAACGATGCACACGGCTTTCTTTTATTGCAAAGAGAATATCAAATATCAAGGTTTACAAATCACACATTACATAATGTGGATACAAAAATCAGCCAACGAAATAAAAGTAGCAAAGCTCGTCTATGCATCATGTAGTCGTCTAGTATGAAGCCAATCACTCTGGCTGAAGATAGCCCGTACAACCTTCATCAAACGATTACACCCAACATCCAAAGGTTCCCGGTGATCCGCAGGAAGGAGGTAAGACCACATGTGTATTGATGAAGCAACCCTTTGGATAACCTGCAGGAAATTTGGTTTTGCAACCCTGTTAAAAACAACATCATTACGGCAATTCCAGATCGCCCAAACTAAAACATATACCCCTACTCGAACGCGTGCCTTAGTATTTTATCTATctcatttagccaattaccaaacaaatTAGTAACATTAGCACAGGTGACGGGatattaaaagtaaaatgaaCAACACTCCAAACAAGACGCGAGAACGGAcaagaaataaacaaatgatcAATTGTTTCTTTATATCCACAAAACAAACAATATTTGCATCCATTCCAACGTCTTTTAGCAAGGTTATCCTTGATTAACAACACCTTCTTAtataagaaccacatgaaaatcttaattttcAGTAGTACCTTTATCCTCCAAATGTATTTTTTCAGAAGCTgtatgcccattcaagaaatcAGCATACGTGGACCTCACTGAAAAAATCCCAGATGTGGTTAGGTGCCATTCGAACTTATCTGGTTCATCGCTAGGAGATACCTCCATCAGTCTACGGACTAAAGCAATCAAACTCTCCCATTTATCACTTGTGAGCGCACGAGTGAATCCTATATTTAGAGGTGCATAAGACATAACATTTGTTACTAAGACATTCTTAGATCGAGTAATATTATGGAGGGATGGGTATTGTTCAGAAAGAGGAGTATCATCCAGCCAAACATCTTTCCAAAATTGAGTACTATTACCGTCTCCTAAATAAAAGATCCTTGATTAAATAAATCATTTTAACCCCCATAACCCCTTCCAAAAAGGAGAGTCGGTAGGTTTGGCTTGCACTTGTGAGAACGTTTTACCTCACATGTACTTTTTTTGAAGCAGCTCCTGCCACACGCCTTTTTCAGAGAGAAGTTTAAATAACCATTTGCTAAGTAAACATCTATTCTTTA includes these proteins:
- the LOC124672813 gene encoding uncharacterized protein LOC124672813, whose product is MCGKACKVGGAASPAGTSSTATSIVVLASLLLVASAVVFLLSPPPPPADARGLPEPVELAIGVAGHEGWLDALRAWAKLACLRLRPLEPRYRITQSPVSMKKAARQGLEMGKEAVEHTAESAARAAEETIGRTSEKVRRKVSSSRRSDEEL